One Tolypothrix bouteillei VB521301 DNA window includes the following coding sequences:
- the rpmF gene encoding 50S ribosomal protein L32 translates to MAVPKKKTSKSKRDKRRATWRHKATIQAQKALSLGKSILTGRSTFVYPTAEEEEEEE, encoded by the coding sequence ATGGCTGTTCCAAAGAAGAAAACATCAAAATCGAAACGAGATAAACGTCGAGCGACTTGGAGACACAAAGCTACAATTCAAGCCCAGAAAGCCCTGTCTCTAGGCAAATCAATCCTGACTGGACGTTCCACCTTTGTCTATCCAACTGCTGAAGAAGAGGAAGAAGAGGAATAG
- a CDS encoding sulfite oxidase-like oxidoreductase: MLGKFFQKPTQQEGDRVPPGQYLTKGFPVLTYGATPQINIEEWEFKVWGLAKPKTFKWSDFLELPHHEFTADFHCVTRWSKLDVKWTGIKVTDFMKSIEVDSKAAHVMEHCYGGYTTNISMEDFVREENFFAFQVFGEPLPAEHGGPLRLVVPHLYAWKSAKWINGLEFLEKEDLGFWERNGYHRRGEPWAEERYSSF; this comes from the coding sequence ATGCTGGGAAAGTTTTTTCAGAAGCCAACACAACAAGAAGGCGATCGCGTTCCACCCGGACAGTACCTCACAAAGGGATTTCCCGTACTAACCTATGGCGCAACGCCTCAAATCAATATAGAGGAATGGGAATTTAAGGTTTGGGGTTTAGCAAAACCTAAAACCTTCAAATGGTCGGATTTCTTGGAGTTACCCCATCATGAATTCACAGCAGATTTCCACTGTGTAACACGTTGGTCAAAACTTGATGTCAAATGGACTGGCATTAAGGTAACAGATTTCATGAAATCTATTGAGGTAGATTCCAAAGCAGCCCATGTTATGGAACACTGCTACGGTGGCTACACCACCAATATCTCAATGGAAGACTTTGTAAGAGAAGAAAATTTCTTTGCTTTTCAAGTTTTTGGCGAACCCTTACCTGCTGAACACGGCGGTCCTTTGCGATTGGTTGTACCTCACCTTTACGCTTGGAAAAGTGCTAAGTGGATTAATGGCTTGGAGTTCCTAGAAAAAGAGGATCTGGGCTTTTGGGAACGCAATGGCTATCATCGTCGTGGAGAACCTTGGGCGGAAGAACGCTATAGCAGCTTCTGA
- a CDS encoding aldehyde dehydrogenase has translation MNTQVSIADLIARQREFFKTGTTKDVDFRLKQLKVLKQAIGENQEAILQALKADLGKPEFEAYGMEISTVKEIDRAIKHLKNWAKPQTAPVSLQFFPASAQIYPEPLGVVLIIGPWNYPFHLLISPLIGAIAAGNCTILKPSELAQQTSLVVSKIIQKYFDSAYINVVEGGVETSQQLLAEKFDHIFFTGGTAVGKIVMEAAAKNLTPVTLELGGKSPCIVDSDTNLEHTATRIAWGKFLNSGQTCIAPDYLLVDKKIKENLLVEIQKRLQEFYGDNPATSPDYARIVNQRHFDRLVNLIKDSKILIGGETNREERYIAPTVLDNVSPTDPVMQEEIFGPILPIIEYTDVQEAIDLINSRSKPLALYLFSNNKSLQKKVLQTTSSGGVCINDTVLHVGVSSLPFGGVGDSGMGNYHGKASFDTFSHYKSVLRRSFWLNSKLLYPPYKGKLSLLKRFFN, from the coding sequence ATGAATACTCAAGTATCAATTGCCGATCTCATTGCTCGACAACGAGAATTTTTTAAAACGGGTACAACAAAAGATGTTGATTTTCGACTCAAACAATTAAAAGTTCTCAAACAAGCGATCGGTGAAAATCAAGAAGCTATTCTTCAAGCGCTAAAAGCAGATTTGGGGAAACCAGAGTTTGAGGCTTATGGCATGGAAATTTCAACTGTCAAAGAAATCGATCGCGCTATCAAACATCTTAAAAATTGGGCTAAGCCTCAAACAGCACCCGTTTCCCTACAATTCTTTCCAGCTTCAGCACAGATTTACCCCGAACCATTAGGGGTTGTTTTGATTATTGGTCCCTGGAACTATCCATTCCATTTACTGATATCCCCCTTAATAGGTGCGATCGCAGCAGGAAACTGTACAATTCTTAAACCTTCAGAACTTGCACAACAAACTTCTTTGGTTGTTAGTAAAATTATTCAGAAATACTTCGATTCAGCATATATAAATGTAGTCGAAGGAGGTGTGGAAACCAGTCAGCAACTTCTTGCAGAAAAGTTTGACCATATCTTTTTTACTGGTGGAACAGCTGTAGGCAAAATTGTTATGGAAGCAGCTGCAAAAAACTTAACGCCAGTGACTCTAGAGTTGGGTGGCAAAAGTCCTTGCATTGTCGATTCTGATACCAACCTCGAACATACAGCCACACGCATTGCTTGGGGTAAGTTTTTGAATTCCGGACAAACTTGTATTGCACCTGATTATCTTTTAGTTGATAAAAAAATCAAAGAAAATTTATTAGTAGAAATTCAAAAGCGTTTGCAAGAATTTTATGGAGATAATCCAGCCACAAGCCCCGATTATGCCAGAATTGTCAATCAAAGACATTTTGACAGATTAGTTAATCTGATAAAAGATAGCAAAATTCTAATTGGAGGAGAAACGAATCGGGAAGAACGTTATATTGCTCCTACAGTACTCGATAATGTTTCTCCAACAGATCCAGTTATGCAGGAAGAAATTTTTGGTCCAATTCTTCCTATTATTGAATACACAGATGTACAAGAAGCAATTGATTTAATTAACTCTCGATCAAAACCTCTAGCTCTGTACTTATTTTCCAACAATAAAAGCCTGCAAAAGAAAGTTTTACAGACAACATCATCTGGCGGTGTTTGTATCAACGATACTGTCTTGCACGTTGGTGTCTCATCTTTACCATTTGGAGGTGTTGGTGATAGCGGTATGGGTAATTATCACGGTAAAGCTAGTTTTGATACATTTTCCCATTATAAAAGTGTGTTACGCAGGTCTTTCTGGTTAAACTCAAAACTGCTTTACCCTCCTTACAAGGGTAAATTGTCTCTATTGAAGCGATTTTTTAACTAA
- a CDS encoding sensor histidine kinase, with protein MSSLSSKPDKILVVDDSPDNVFLVKTILEEEGYIVSTAENGVSALAELETSTCDLVLLDLMMPGMDGYEVTKQIRGNKSLPFIPILLITAHDSPNVAHGLDLGADDFIRKPVTVDELLARVRSLLRLKHTIDERDEIDRQRQDFVSRLTHDLRTPLVAADKMLMLFQEGALGNLSDQMQEVIDIMARSNSNLLAMVNTLLEVYRFEAGRKTMAFQPVDIPNLLSEVVGELNPLAVDKGLALHLKLSENSGKDLVMADRLELIRLFTNLVGNAIKFTDNGSVTIRVIPANASDPFITVEVADTGSGISLEEQTTLFERFRQGSHKSSGSGLGLYLSRRIAEAHQGTITVHSEVGKGSIFTVKLPGQQ; from the coding sequence ATGAGCTCCTTATCTTCAAAGCCCGACAAAATTCTTGTTGTGGATGATTCTCCTGATAATGTATTTTTAGTAAAAACCATTCTAGAAGAAGAAGGCTATATAGTTAGTACAGCGGAGAATGGTGTTTCAGCGCTAGCAGAACTGGAAACATCAACCTGTGACTTAGTACTGCTAGACTTAATGATGCCGGGAATGGATGGCTATGAAGTCACCAAGCAGATCCGGGGAAATAAGTCATTGCCTTTTATTCCTATTCTGCTCATTACCGCCCATGATTCACCCAACGTTGCTCATGGCTTGGATTTAGGGGCTGATGATTTTATTCGCAAACCCGTGACGGTAGATGAGTTACTCGCACGCGTGCGATCGCTTCTCCGCCTCAAACATACTATAGATGAACGGGATGAAATCGATCGCCAGCGACAAGATTTTGTCTCTCGTCTCACTCATGACTTACGCACACCCCTAGTCGCTGCTGATAAGATGCTGATGCTGTTTCAAGAGGGTGCATTGGGTAATCTTTCAGATCAAATGCAAGAAGTTATTGATATCATGGCTCGCAGCAATAGCAATCTGTTGGCTATGGTCAATACTTTACTGGAAGTTTACCGCTTTGAAGCGGGTCGCAAAACCATGGCATTTCAGCCAGTCGATATTCCCAATCTACTGAGTGAAGTTGTTGGTGAATTAAACCCACTGGCTGTAGATAAAGGGCTTGCACTTCATTTAAAGTTGAGTGAAAACTCTGGTAAAGATTTGGTGATGGCAGATCGCCTGGAACTCATTCGTCTTTTTACCAATCTTGTGGGTAATGCGATTAAGTTTACAGATAACGGATCGGTCACTATCCGTGTAATACCAGCAAACGCGTCCGATCCATTCATCACTGTTGAAGTCGCAGATACGGGTTCGGGGATTTCTCTTGAAGAACAAACCACTTTGTTTGAGCGATTTCGTCAGGGAAGCCATAAGAGTTCTGGTAGTGGATTGGGCTTATACCTTTCTCGGAGAATTGCGGAAGCACATCAAGGAACTATTACCGTTCATTCGGAGGTAGGTAAAGGCAGTATTTTCACTGTAAAACTTCCCGGACAACAGTAG
- the ureC gene encoding urease subunit alpha, translating into MDRRAYAETFGPTVGDRIRLADTELLIEVERDLTTYGDEVKFGGGKVIRDGMGQSPISNADGAVDLVITNALILDWWGIVKADIGIKDGKIFKIGKAGNPYIQDNVDIIIGPGTEALAGEGMILTAGGIDTHIHFICPQQIEVAIASGITTMIGGGTGPATGTNATTCTPGPWNMYRMLQAADAFPVNLGFLGKGNTSQPQGLVEQVQAGAIALKLHEDWGTTPAAIDTCLSVADEYDVQVAIHTDTLNEAGFVEDTIAAFKNRVIHTYHTEGAGGGHAPDIIKVCGEVNVLPSSTNPTRPYTVNTLDEHLDMLMVCHHLDPAIAEDVAFAESRIRRETIAAEDILHDLGAFSMISSDSQAMGRVGEVIIRTWQTAHKMKVQRGELNPIAGIQEEQRADNFRAKRYVAKYTINPAITHGIAQYVGSVEEGKLADLCLWRPAFFGVKPEIVIKGGAIAWAQMGDANASIPTPQPVHMRPMFGSFAGARHATSFTFVSQVALDREIKSQLGLNKQVVAVSGIRQLSKRDMKLNDALPHIEVDPETYEVRADGELLICEPATVLPMAQRYFLF; encoded by the coding sequence ATGGATCGTCGCGCCTATGCAGAAACCTTTGGTCCGACAGTGGGCGATCGCATCCGATTGGCTGACACGGAATTACTGATCGAAGTAGAACGAGACCTAACAACTTACGGCGATGAAGTCAAGTTTGGTGGCGGGAAAGTTATCCGTGATGGGATGGGACAATCACCCATTTCTAACGCTGATGGTGCAGTAGATTTAGTTATTACGAACGCTTTGATTCTTGATTGGTGGGGAATTGTCAAGGCAGATATTGGCATTAAAGATGGCAAGATATTCAAAATTGGTAAAGCAGGAAATCCTTATATTCAAGATAATGTAGATATTATTATTGGTCCTGGAACGGAAGCACTGGCTGGAGAAGGGATGATTCTAACAGCTGGAGGGATCGACACTCACATTCATTTTATTTGTCCCCAACAGATTGAAGTCGCGATCGCATCCGGTATCACCACAATGATTGGTGGTGGAACCGGTCCTGCTACGGGTACAAACGCAACCACTTGTACTCCCGGACCTTGGAATATGTATCGGATGCTGCAAGCTGCTGATGCTTTTCCAGTGAACCTGGGGTTTTTAGGTAAAGGGAATACCAGCCAACCCCAAGGATTGGTGGAACAAGTGCAAGCAGGTGCGATCGCTTTAAAGCTGCATGAAGATTGGGGAACAACTCCCGCAGCGATTGATACTTGTCTCAGTGTTGCTGATGAGTACGACGTGCAAGTTGCGATTCATACCGATACCCTGAACGAGGCGGGATTTGTCGAAGATACGATCGCTGCTTTTAAGAATCGTGTTATCCACACTTATCATACCGAAGGTGCTGGAGGGGGACACGCGCCAGACATCATTAAAGTGTGTGGGGAAGTCAATGTCCTACCATCTTCCACCAATCCCACACGTCCTTACACCGTCAATACCTTGGACGAACACCTTGATATGTTGATGGTTTGCCATCACCTCGATCCAGCGATCGCTGAGGATGTGGCTTTTGCTGAATCGCGCATTCGTCGGGAAACAATTGCTGCTGAGGACATTCTGCACGACTTGGGCGCATTTAGCATGATTTCCTCTGATTCCCAAGCAATGGGACGGGTAGGAGAAGTGATTATTCGTACATGGCAAACAGCCCATAAGATGAAAGTACAACGGGGAGAACTCAACCCAATTGCTGGTATACAAGAAGAACAAAGGGCGGATAATTTTAGAGCTAAGAGATATGTTGCAAAATATACTATAAATCCAGCAATAACTCACGGTATTGCTCAGTATGTGGGATCGGTAGAAGAGGGAAAGCTAGCCGATTTGTGTTTGTGGCGTCCTGCATTTTTTGGTGTCAAGCCAGAGATAGTCATCAAAGGGGGAGCGATCGCGTGGGCGCAAATGGGTGATGCTAATGCGAGTATTCCCACTCCTCAACCAGTGCATATGCGTCCCATGTTTGGCAGTTTTGCAGGTGCGCGTCATGCTACGTCTTTCACATTTGTTTCTCAAGTTGCATTAGATAGGGAGATTAAGAGCCAATTGGGTTTGAACAAGCAAGTTGTTGCTGTTTCCGGGATACGCCAGTTGAGCAAGCGAGATATGAAATTAAATGATGCGTTACCACATATTGAGGTCGATCCAGAAACCTATGAAGTGAGGGCGGATGGCGAATTGTTGATATGCGAACCAGCAACGGTTTTGCCAATGGCTCAACGGTATTTTTTGTTTTGA
- a CDS encoding urease subunit beta translates to MIPGEVIAGAGEIELNAGRPTVRLRVSNTGDRPIQVGSHFHFYEVNAALSFEREQARGMRLDIPAGTAVRFEPGDDKEVSLVSLVGSRQVYGFNAKINGQLDA, encoded by the coding sequence ATGATTCCAGGGGAAGTGATTGCAGGAGCAGGGGAAATTGAACTGAATGCGGGTCGTCCTACTGTAAGATTGCGAGTGTCCAATACAGGAGATAGACCGATACAAGTTGGTTCCCACTTCCACTTTTACGAAGTGAATGCTGCATTGAGTTTCGAGAGGGAACAAGCGCGGGGAATGCGTCTTGATATTCCTGCAGGAACAGCAGTTCGCTTTGAACCAGGTGATGACAAAGAAGTCTCGTTAGTCTCCTTAGTTGGGAGCCGTCAAGTCTATGGTTTCAACGCCAAAATTAACGGACAACTTGACGCTTAA
- the ureA gene encoding urease subunit gamma, which translates to MQLTPQEKDKLLIFTAALLAERRKARGLKLNYPEAIAFISAAILEGARDGQTVAELMSYGTTLLSRDDVMEGVPEMIHDVQVEATFPDGTKLVTVHNPIR; encoded by the coding sequence ATGCAACTTACACCGCAGGAGAAGGATAAGTTATTAATTTTTACTGCTGCGCTGTTAGCGGAAAGGCGTAAGGCTAGAGGGTTGAAGTTGAATTATCCAGAAGCAATAGCTTTTATTTCTGCTGCTATTTTAGAAGGGGCGAGGGATGGGCAAACAGTCGCAGAATTAATGAGTTATGGTACAACTCTGTTATCACGAGATGATGTGATGGAAGGTGTTCCAGAGATGATTCATGACGTGCAAGTGGAAGCAACTTTTCCTGATGGGACAAAGTTGGTAACAGTTCACAATCCGATAAGATAA
- a CDS encoding urease accessory protein UreD, whose translation MNQLNYPTTTQTVNGWHGKLDLVYAQRQGTTALIYNQNQAPLKVQRPFYPEGQEICHSVVLHTAGGVVGGDRLSCKVHLQPKAQALITTAAASKIYRSNGAQARQNIEIQIDAGACLEWLPQETIIFNGAIYRQDVRVELSAAANWMGWEITRFGRSARGEKFYTGEWRSHTEVWQMGVPLWIDRQWLPGREDVFHSPHGLAGQPVTGSLVYIGQEVSHELVHKARSLFLSSTAPNPSFSIPSPQVGVTRLSCGLLCRYRGSGTTEVRNWFTSVWQLLRQSVLARGSCIPRVWFV comes from the coding sequence GTGAATCAACTTAATTATCCAACCACAACACAAACTGTAAATGGGTGGCATGGCAAACTAGACTTGGTGTATGCTCAACGCCAAGGTACAACAGCACTTATTTACAATCAAAATCAAGCACCACTGAAAGTTCAGCGCCCATTTTATCCAGAAGGACAAGAAATTTGTCATAGTGTGGTTTTGCATACGGCTGGGGGTGTTGTAGGTGGAGATCGCCTCTCGTGCAAAGTCCATCTCCAACCCAAAGCCCAAGCACTGATTACAACAGCCGCAGCAAGTAAAATTTATCGAAGTAACGGAGCACAAGCAAGACAAAATATAGAGATCCAAATCGATGCGGGTGCTTGTTTGGAGTGGCTACCGCAAGAAACAATCATTTTTAACGGTGCGATATATCGACAAGATGTGCGGGTAGAATTATCTGCGGCTGCTAACTGGATGGGTTGGGAAATTACGCGATTTGGAAGGAGTGCAAGAGGGGAAAAATTTTACACGGGAGAGTGGCGATCGCATACAGAAGTTTGGCAGATGGGAGTCCCTTTATGGATTGACAGGCAATGGTTACCGGGTCGTGAAGACGTTTTTCACAGCCCTCATGGATTGGCAGGGCAGCCAGTAACTGGTAGTCTTGTATACATTGGGCAAGAAGTTTCTCACGAATTGGTACACAAAGCACGTTCCCTTTTCTTATCTTCTACAGCCCCCAACCCCTCATTCTCCATTCCCTCTCCCCAAGTTGGCGTGACTCGTCTGTCATGTGGATTATTGTGTCGATACCGTGGTTCTGGAACAACGGAGGTGAGAAACTGGTTTACGTCTGTCTGGCAATTGCTGCGTCAATCTGTGTTGGCTCGTGGTAGTTGTATACCCCGAGTTTGGTTTGTTTGA
- a CDS encoding photosystem II assembly protein: MNKKIVNWWRSQKFKLALQQGNKRLAVQLLEEIQASGAKLSWLEKLFRDRLQSESYLQQSKRETANLRAKLNEAFQHSEKADFKQIERSILTFEREFVDYLNKVFQIVQHDENKIQCTGLDERVFHDLEVQLVEYLREEFSKVSENKLLIKLEDALEDINCLKNGKDPSYSLSLTPHVYFMKYFLENVYCVYLAWFFVYQAGLLPTNIKILDIAAGPATVAYGLALFLQSASEVFQIPSMHISYYSLEKQDAFQFRGLQFWRRYIEARKTPVNAYFRFVTDDLLTWNASSSNIPQDFFDFTVISHCFFSDSEKNHQTKNLYNKIISNSLKSEGYAILIIQDKKLFKMYQTKQSEDHEQEKRLVKNFIDDLGLELVWYKYLTSTDLRTPLGGVEFIKYAKEKLPKQSHMISLLRQYFGQKYESNYVLDDYIILAKKA; encoded by the coding sequence ATGAATAAAAAGATTGTCAATTGGTGGAGAAGCCAGAAGTTTAAACTGGCTTTGCAACAAGGCAATAAGCGTCTTGCAGTACAGTTATTGGAAGAAATTCAAGCATCAGGTGCAAAATTATCATGGCTGGAAAAGCTATTTAGAGATCGACTTCAATCTGAAAGTTATTTGCAGCAGTCTAAAAGGGAGACAGCAAATTTAAGAGCTAAACTTAACGAAGCATTTCAACACTCGGAAAAAGCAGATTTCAAGCAGATAGAACGCAGTATATTAACTTTCGAGCGAGAATTTGTTGATTATCTAAACAAAGTTTTTCAGATCGTACAACATGATGAAAATAAAATTCAATGTACTGGTTTAGACGAACGGGTATTTCACGATCTTGAAGTTCAGCTAGTTGAATATCTCAGAGAAGAGTTCAGCAAGGTATCTGAAAATAAACTCTTAATCAAATTGGAAGATGCTCTTGAAGATATTAACTGCTTAAAAAATGGGAAAGACCCAAGTTATAGCTTGAGTCTGACCCCACACGTTTATTTTATGAAGTATTTTTTAGAAAATGTTTATTGCGTTTACTTGGCTTGGTTTTTCGTCTATCAAGCTGGCTTACTACCAACTAACATTAAAATCCTAGATATTGCAGCAGGTCCTGCAACTGTCGCTTATGGTCTAGCCTTATTTCTCCAAAGTGCTAGTGAGGTTTTTCAAATTCCATCCATGCATATATCTTACTACTCTTTAGAGAAACAAGATGCCTTCCAATTTCGAGGGCTTCAGTTTTGGAGACGGTACATAGAGGCTCGAAAAACTCCGGTAAATGCCTACTTCCGTTTTGTGACAGATGACCTCTTAACTTGGAATGCATCATCTAGCAATATACCGCAAGATTTTTTTGATTTTACAGTCATTTCTCATTGTTTTTTTAGCGATAGTGAAAAAAATCATCAAACTAAAAATCTTTATAACAAAATCATTTCTAATAGTTTAAAAAGTGAAGGTTATGCAATTTTAATCATTCAGGACAAAAAGTTATTTAAGATGTACCAAACAAAACAAAGTGAAGACCACGAACAAGAAAAAAGGTTGGTGAAAAACTTTATAGACGATCTGGGTTTAGAGCTAGTGTGGTATAAGTATTTAACATCAACAGATTTGAGAACTCCTCTAGGAGGTGTGGAATTTATAAAATACGCTAAAGAAAAATTACCCAAACAATCGCATATGATTTCACTGCTGCGCCAGTATTTTGGTCAGAAGTATGAGTCAAATTATGTATTAGATGATTATATTATATTGGCAAAAAAAGCATAA
- a CDS encoding SPL family radical SAM protein — protein MPKPRYEGYCINNPTQLAKEKFGEINIYAQNAKSLLNKATGFIAAYDFTLNPYKGCQYGCSYCYAAAFSPNPEMRQSWGKWVIVKDNSVAILEKELEAWYRKNPNKPPSIYMSSVTDPYQPIESKYELTRRLLEVMLEYCPTLVIQTRSPMITRDIDILQRFKRLRINMSIPTGSESVRKDFEPRSPSIQARLNAVLKIHQNIDPLKGFVPKLSVTITPLLPTLPVDEDNFIAKLNIVDRVVIQDFHPSNSRSLVASTRLEAEEIKRKYAWWYENENVNYMRFKEKLVCQLPGVEIKEGKVGFGYE, from the coding sequence ATGCCGAAACCACGGTATGAAGGGTATTGTATAAACAATCCTACACAACTAGCAAAAGAAAAATTTGGCGAGATTAATATTTATGCCCAAAATGCCAAATCTTTACTGAATAAAGCAACTGGTTTTATTGCAGCTTATGATTTTACTTTAAATCCTTACAAAGGTTGTCAATACGGATGTAGTTACTGTTATGCTGCTGCCTTTAGCCCCAATCCCGAAATGCGCCAAAGCTGGGGAAAATGGGTGATTGTTAAAGATAATTCCGTGGCAATCTTAGAAAAAGAACTAGAAGCATGGTACCGAAAAAATCCTAATAAACCTCCTAGTATTTACATGAGTAGTGTGACAGATCCCTATCAACCTATTGAGTCTAAATATGAATTAACTCGTAGATTGTTAGAAGTTATGCTCGAATACTGTCCGACACTGGTTATTCAAACCCGCAGTCCCATGATTACCAGAGATATTGATATTTTACAAAGATTCAAACGATTGCGGATTAATATGAGCATTCCTACAGGAAGTGAGTCGGTTAGAAAAGATTTTGAACCTCGTTCGCCCAGTATTCAAGCTAGACTTAATGCCGTTTTAAAAATCCATCAGAATATCGATCCTTTAAAAGGTTTTGTCCCTAAACTTTCTGTCACAATTACCCCTCTACTTCCCACATTACCTGTTGATGAAGATAATTTTATTGCCAAGCTCAATATTGTAGATAGAGTTGTCATTCAAGATTTTCACCCAAGCAATAGTCGCTCGCTTGTGGCTTCTACCCGCCTAGAAGCTGAAGAAATTAAGCGAAAATACGCTTGGTGGTACGAGAATGAGAATGTAAACTATATGAGATTTAAGGAAAAATTAGTTTGTCAACTTCCTGGTGTAGAAATTAAGGAAGGTAAAGTAGGGTTTGGGTATGAATAA
- the groL gene encoding chaperonin GroEL (60 kDa chaperone family; promotes refolding of misfolded polypeptides especially under stressful conditions; forms two stacked rings of heptamers to form a barrel-shaped 14mer; ends can be capped by GroES; misfolded proteins enter the barrel where they are refolded when GroES binds): MAKRIIYNENARRALERGMDILAEAVAVTLGPKGRNVVLEKKFGAPQIINDGVTIAKEIELEDHVENTGVSLIRQAASKTNDAAGDGTTTATVLAHAIVKEGLRNVAAGANAILLKRGIDKATSFLVDKIKEHARPVEDSKAIAQVGSISAGNDEEVGKMIAEAMDKVGKEGVISLEEGKSMTTELEITEGMRFDKGYISPYFATDPERMEAVFDEPFILLTDKKIALVQDLVPVLEQVARAGRPLVIIAEDIEKEALATLVVNRLRGVLNVAAVKAPGFGDRRKAMLEDIAILTGGQVITEDAGLKLDNTKLDSLGKARRITITKDNSTIVAEGNEAAVKARIDQIRRQIEETESSYDKEKLQERLAKLAGGVAVVKVGAATETEMKDKKLRLEDAINATKAAVEEGIVPGGGTTLAHLAPQLEEWANGNLKGEELTGALIVSRALTAPLKRIAENAGQNGAVIAERVKEKDFNIGFDAAKNEFVNLLDAGIVDPAKVTRSALQNAASIAGMVLTTECIVVDKPEPKDGAPAGAGAGMGGGDFDY; the protein is encoded by the coding sequence ATGGCAAAGCGCATTATATACAACGAAAACGCTCGTCGTGCATTAGAAAGAGGCATGGACATTTTGGCTGAGGCGGTAGCTGTTACCCTCGGTCCCAAAGGTCGCAACGTAGTGTTAGAGAAGAAATTTGGCGCACCACAAATCATTAATGACGGTGTGACCATCGCTAAAGAAATTGAATTAGAAGACCACGTAGAAAACACTGGCGTATCTCTAATTCGCCAAGCAGCATCCAAAACTAACGATGCTGCAGGTGACGGTACCACTACTGCGACCGTTCTGGCTCACGCAATTGTTAAAGAAGGCTTGCGTAACGTTGCTGCAGGTGCAAACGCCATTCTGCTCAAGCGTGGTATTGATAAAGCAACTAGCTTCCTAGTGGACAAAATCAAAGAACACGCTCGTCCCGTAGAAGATTCCAAAGCTATTGCTCAAGTCGGTTCAATCTCTGCTGGTAACGACGAAGAAGTCGGTAAGATGATTGCCGAAGCAATGGATAAAGTCGGTAAAGAAGGCGTGATTTCCTTGGAAGAAGGAAAATCCATGACTACCGAACTGGAAATCACCGAAGGGATGCGCTTTGACAAAGGCTACATCTCTCCTTACTTCGCAACCGATCCCGAACGGATGGAAGCAGTATTCGATGAGCCTTTCATCTTGTTGACCGACAAGAAAATTGCTTTAGTCCAAGACCTCGTACCCGTTCTAGAGCAAGTTGCGCGTGCAGGTCGTCCTTTAGTCATCATCGCTGAAGACATTGAGAAAGAAGCACTAGCAACCTTGGTTGTTAACCGCCTGCGTGGTGTACTCAACGTAGCAGCTGTGAAAGCACCTGGATTTGGCGATCGCCGCAAAGCTATGCTGGAAGACATCGCCATCCTGACCGGCGGTCAAGTCATCACTGAAGACGCTGGTTTGAAGTTGGATAACACCAAACTAGATTCTTTAGGTAAAGCACGCCGCATCACCATTACCAAAGACAACTCCACTATTGTTGCTGAAGGTAACGAAGCTGCAGTTAAAGCTCGTATCGATCAGATTCGCCGTCAAATTGAAGAAACTGAATCTTCTTACGACAAAGAGAAACTGCAAGAGCGTTTAGCTAAATTAGCAGGTGGCGTTGCCGTTGTGAAAGTAGGCGCTGCTACCGAAACCGAAATGAAGGACAAAAAGCTGCGCTTGGAAGACGCTATCAACGCGACCAAAGCAGCAGTTGAAGAAGGTATCGTTCCTGGTGGTGGTACAACACTCGCTCACCTTGCTCCTCAGCTTGAAGAATGGGCAAATGGCAACCTCAAGGGTGAAGAGTTGACTGGTGCGTTAATTGTTTCTCGTGCTTTGACAGCTCCTCTGAAGCGCATTGCTGAAAACGCAGGTCAGAACGGTGCTGTTATTGCTGAGCGCGTGAAAGAGAAAGATTTCAACATCGGTTTTGATGCTGCTAAAAACGAGTTTGTAAACTTGTTAGATGCTGGTATCGTTGACCCAGCTAAAGTAACTCGTTCCGCGCTGCAAAACGCTGCATCCATTGCTGGTATGGTATTGACCACCGAATGTATCGTAGTTGATAAGCCCGAACCTAAAGATGGTGCTCCTGCTGGCGCTGGCGCTGGTATGGGTGGTGGCGACTTCGATTACTAA